Proteins found in one Holophagales bacterium genomic segment:
- a CDS encoding glycoside hydrolase family 1 protein has translation MSHYQVEGNDPCDWTDWESAGKTRGGPCGRAAGAWERYEEDAESAAALGANAFRFSVSWSRVEPRRGEFDEAALERYARFVVRLDALGLEPVVTLLHYTHPRWFHAETPWTSTASVDAFARFAARTARALGPKARCWTVLNEPLVLVLGGFLDGQVPPGIASARDAARALDHLLAAHEAAAAEIRAAVPGAAIGVAHNMMGFAPERARNPFDRALVRVAGRFYNQALLDAFGEGRWSAYLPPFTRLAGRRPGLPASLDFFGVNYYSRLHLRFLGDGGRIGSFAYRDPLGRGLTDNGWEVVPEAFLPLLRQAASLGKPLLVTENGLADGADTKRAAFLEAHVGVLLAAEAEGLPVHGYLHWSLVDNYEWLDGWEPRFGLLELDRETLARRERPSAGTFRRLASGYLGRPSPGRQGS, from the coding sequence GTGTCCCACTACCAGGTGGAAGGGAACGACCCGTGCGACTGGACCGACTGGGAGTCGGCTGGGAAGACGCGCGGCGGGCCGTGCGGCCGCGCCGCGGGCGCGTGGGAGAGATACGAGGAGGATGCCGAGTCGGCGGCCGCCCTCGGCGCGAACGCCTTCCGCTTCTCGGTCTCGTGGAGTCGCGTGGAGCCCAGGAGGGGGGAGTTCGACGAAGCGGCTCTCGAACGCTACGCGCGCTTCGTCGTCCGCCTCGACGCGCTCGGCCTCGAGCCCGTCGTCACGCTCCTGCACTACACCCACCCGCGCTGGTTCCACGCCGAGACGCCCTGGACCTCGACGGCCTCCGTCGACGCCTTCGCCCGTTTCGCGGCGCGGACGGCGAGGGCGCTCGGGCCGAAGGCGCGCTGCTGGACCGTCCTGAACGAGCCGCTCGTCCTCGTCCTCGGCGGGTTCCTCGACGGGCAGGTCCCGCCAGGGATCGCGTCCGCGCGCGACGCCGCACGCGCCCTCGATCACCTTCTCGCCGCGCACGAGGCGGCCGCTGCCGAGATTCGCGCGGCGGTCCCCGGCGCCGCCATCGGCGTCGCGCACAACATGATGGGCTTCGCTCCGGAGCGGGCGCGAAACCCGTTCGACCGGGCCCTCGTCCGCGTCGCGGGCCGCTTCTACAACCAGGCGCTCCTCGACGCCTTCGGCGAGGGGCGCTGGAGCGCCTACCTGCCGCCGTTCACGCGCCTGGCCGGAAGGCGCCCCGGCCTTCCCGCTTCGCTCGACTTCTTCGGCGTGAACTACTACTCGCGCCTGCACCTGCGGTTTCTCGGCGACGGCGGGCGCATCGGCTCCTTCGCCTACCGCGACCCGCTCGGCCGCGGCCTCACCGACAACGGCTGGGAGGTCGTCCCGGAGGCCTTCCTCCCGCTGCTGCGACAGGCCGCCTCGCTCGGCAAGCCGCTCCTCGTCACCGAGAACGGTCTCGCCGACGGGGCCGACACGAAGCGGGCCGCGTTCCTGGAGGCTCACGTCGGCGTCCTTCTGGCAGCCGAGGCCGAGGGCCTCCCCGTCCACGGATACCTTCACTGGTCGCTCGTCGACAACTACGAGTGGCTCGACGGGTGGGAGCCGCGATTCGGCCTCCTCGAGCTCGACCGCGAGACTCTCGCGCGTCGCGAGCGCCCGTCGGCCGGGACCTTCCGCCGCCTCGCCTCCGGCTACCTGGGACGGCCGTCTCCCGGGCGGCAGGGCTCCTGA
- a CDS encoding ATP-binding protein produces the protein MPTYRKLLEARRDEVFATLAQLHEFVDGCALSPRTRNAVEVAAEELLSNVWKYAYPPGEAGPAALLLETGPERVRLEVSDSGLPFDPTLVPPPPPPSLDTAPGGRGIHLVRGLSSSFAWRRDGDRNVVVVEFTVP, from the coding sequence GTGCCGACCTACCGCAAGCTCCTCGAGGCCCGTCGGGACGAGGTCTTCGCGACGCTCGCGCAGCTGCACGAGTTCGTCGACGGCTGCGCCCTGTCTCCGAGGACGCGGAACGCCGTGGAGGTGGCCGCAGAGGAGCTCCTCTCGAACGTCTGGAAGTACGCCTACCCGCCCGGGGAGGCGGGCCCGGCGGCGCTCCTCCTCGAGACGGGGCCGGAGCGGGTCCGGCTCGAGGTCTCCGACTCCGGACTCCCATTCGACCCGACCCTCGTCCCGCCGCCCCCTCCGCCTTCGCTCGACACGGCGCCCGGCGGGCGCGGGATTCACCTCGTCCGGGGCCTCTCGAGCTCCTTCGCCTGGCGCCGCGACGGCGATCGGAACGTCGTCGTCGTCGAGTTCACGGTCCCCTGA
- a CDS encoding STAS domain-containing protein: MRMEVLEKGDANVWIRLEGRLDLKGIEEIELAFTVRAGRSERPVLVDLADVTYVGSLGIGMLFAAARNVRLRRAVLVLYGATPHVEEVLRIGGLGEVAGIVSNQEDALRAVAAA, from the coding sequence ATGAGGATGGAGGTCCTGGAGAAGGGAGACGCGAACGTCTGGATTCGTCTGGAGGGGCGGCTCGACCTGAAGGGAATCGAGGAGATCGAGCTCGCGTTCACGGTGAGAGCCGGACGATCCGAGAGGCCCGTTCTCGTCGATCTCGCGGACGTGACGTACGTCGGATCGCTCGGAATAGGGATGCTCTTCGCGGCCGCACGGAACGTCCGACTGCGGCGGGCGGTCCTCGTCCTCTACGGGGCGACGCCCCACGTCGAGGAGGTCCTCCGCATCGGGGGCCTCGGCGAGGTGGCCGGAATCGTGTCGAATCAGGAGGACGCGCTCCGGGCCGTCGCTGCGGCGTAG